From one Melospiza melodia melodia isolate bMelMel2 chromosome 6, bMelMel2.pri, whole genome shotgun sequence genomic stretch:
- the MAPKBP1 gene encoding mitogen-activated protein kinase-binding protein 1 isoform X3 yields MMSVEGSTITSRIKNLLRSPSIKLRRSKPGNKREDIGSKVTLEKVLGITVSGGRGLACDPRTGLVAYPAGCVVVLFNPRKNKQHHILNSSRKTITALAFSPDGKYLVTGESGHMPAVRVWDVAERTQVAELQEHKYGVACVAFSPSSKYIVSVGYQHDMIVNVWSWKKNIVVAANKVSSKVTAVSFSEDCSYFVTAGNRHIKFWYLDDSKTSKVNATVPLLGRSGLLGELRNNFFADVACGRGKKADSTFCITSSGLLCEFNEKRLLDKWVELRTTVANCISVNHDYIFCGCADGTVRIFNPLNLHFVTTLPKPHFLGTDIASVTEASRLFSGVADAKYPDTIALTFDPTNQWLSCVYNDHSLYVWDVKDPKKVGKVYSALYHSSCVWNIEMYPEVKDNNQPCLPPGSFITCSSDNTIRLWNTESSNIHGTALHRNILSNDLMKIIYVDDNTQVLLDTDYNSAGSADKADAQVLDTKVGIRTVCVSPSGEHLASGDRIGTLRIYELQSLKEMLKVEAHDSEILCLEYSKPDTGLKLLASASRDRLIHVLDAGKDYSLQQTLDEHSSSITAVKFAANDGKVRMISCGADKSIYFRTAQKTGEGVQFTRTHHIVRKTTLYDMDVDPSWKYAAIGCQDRNIRVFNISSGKQKKLYKGSQGEDGTLIKVQTDPSGLYIATSCSDKNLSIFDFYSGECVATMYGHSEIVTGMKFSNDCKHLISVSGDSCIFIWRLSSEMTINMRQRLSDMKQRGKQAEKPPPHKAAALMRHESISALSSVPALSSDSDKDGEDEGNDEDELRGLQSFHIQSNCNTERDSDPDLTLSRSLSHWEMRRAKEIAAIQRSEAPMSKVPRQRGRWSQPSSSIEMTVKSMLDLRQLESFSASRSPSRDSLSQNSNGDDREEHTDLPVHVNKVGSSIPPQDNGSCARPQVIRLVSCEEGIFSQELEPSESEECVIYPEQDEIHPTDSSSEFQVKALPHGKLCRGYHSNGCPDKHSPDSACSVDYSSSRLSSPDHPNEDSEGTEPLSVDGVSDLEGEEGEEDVGTSMPEGEIPQIPDQEKFLKEHFGTLSNTDGKGGSCRNLERTETLSISSRFLSQSPALRRLSLSSSNLTLVSKPIEPPTQTSQFTSNLLKNDSSHPGDASESGQLLENVNSNRAACVQKKRRSALEPSRAGMAPGRVTASFPEGPVNAVMRKAQSVHDLMHEDKGPGVISSAKQRPQTLLVVEKDPRPNNCRVLSASMLKMDGSGALLAKDVRAAKPKSYMNPTTSFRAKMSRSISVGENLYLGCSTEMLTDGRTSPPVTEKTQFSSASDAEKIKLPVKENVPVKPALQPVVNCSSPKSFHSKLASSNRAHLILDIPKPLPDRPTLASFSPTTKAKALLEPQSPQSPAGASKKKPSFPEVRTSKRENQTAGFLVPGREVSTGLAKESPVDYPVSRTDCQDEPGVTSLKVREVSEGQQLSSPESTLPRGRERITGIACVLDSQPGLCPLDPIRPRSPTAITASAQVSESGISIEQCEHVVSELQDSMRRALHLYRRVLNDTESSADKDKIAGLLTEAFSSMKKELDSLKDAEELPKDKEALVKPQDNTSPLNEGCGANLPSPKSLGDEQTLALLEQYSELLLQAVERRMDKKL; encoded by the exons GTGTGTTGTTGTGCTGTTCAACCCTAGAAAAAATAAGCAACACCATATTCTAAACAGCTCCAG gAAAACAATTACAGCACTTGCTTTCTCTCCAGATGGAAAATATTTGGTTACAGGAGAG AGCGGACACATGCCAGCAGTTCGGGTGTGGGACGTGGCTGAGCGAACCCAGGtggcagagctccaggagcacaaGTATGGTGTGGCCTGTGTGGCCTTCTCCCCCAGCTCCAAGTACATTGTGTCTGTGGGCTACCAGCATGACATGATTGTCAACGTGTGGTCATGGAAG AAAAACATCGTAGTGGCAGCCAACAAAGTCTCAAGTAAGGTGACAGCAGTGTCATTCTCGGAGGACTGCAGTTACTTTGTCACTGCTGGAAATCGACATATCAAGTTCTGGTACCTGGATGACAGCAAAACCTCCAAG GTCAATGCCACTGTCCCCTTGCTGGGTCGCTCAGGATTGCTCGGAGAACTGAGGAACAACTTCTTTGCGGACGTGGCTTGTGGAAGGGGCAAAAAAGCTGACAGCACTTTCTGTATCACATCCTCAGGCCTGCTCTGTGAATTCAATGAAAAAAGGCTGCTAGACAAGtgggtggagctgagg ACCACTGTGGCAAACTGCATCTCTGTGAATCATGACTACATCTTCTGTGGCTGTGCTGACGGCACCGTGCGGATTTTTAACCCTCTGAACCTTCACTTTGTCACTACTCTGCCAAAGCCACACTTCCTGGGAACTGACATCGCAAGCGTGACTGAGGCCAG CCGTCTTTTCTCTGGTGTGGCTGATGCGAAGTATCCAGACACCATTGCCTTGACCTTTGACCCCACCAACCAGTGGCTTTCCTGTGTGTACAATGACCACAGCCTGTATGTGTGGGATGTCAAAGATCCGAAGAAAGTGGGCAAGGTGTACTCTGCTTTGTATCACTCTTCCTGTGTGTGGAACATTGAG ATGTATCCAGAGGTGAAGGACAACAATCAGCCCTGCCTCCCCCCTGGTTCCTTCATCACCTGCTCCTCTGACAACACCATTCGTCTGTGGAACACTGAAAGCTCCAACATCCACGGCACAGCCCTGCATCGCAACATCCTCAGCAAT GACTTGATGAAAATCATCTATGTAGATGACAACACTCAGGTACTTCTGGACACTGATTACAACTCAGCAGGAAGTGCAGACAAAGCTGATGCACAAGTGCTGGATACAAAGGTGGGGATTCGCACTGTCTGTGTGAGTCCCAGCGGGGAGCACCTGGCCTCAGGGGACAGGATAGGCACTCTCAG AATATATGAGTTGCAGTCTCTGAAGGAAATGCTGAAGGTGGAGGCCCATGACTCAGAGATCCTATGTCTGGAATACTCCAAACCTGACACAG GTTTAAAGCTCTTAGCTTCAGCCAGTCGGGATAGATTGATTCATGTCTTGGATGCTGGGAAGGACTATAGCCTGCAGCAAACCCTGGATGAACATTCTTCTTCCATCACAGCAGTGAAATTTGCAG CCAACGACGGGAAAGTGCGGATGATAAGCTGTGGGGCAGACAAGAGCATCTATTTCCGCACTGCGCAGAAG ACAGGAGAAGGGGTCCAGTTTACCCGAACACATCACATTGTTAGGAAGACCACACTTTATGACATGGATGTGGACCCCAGCTGGAAATATGCAGCTATTGGATGCCAGGATCGGAACATCAG GGTTTTCAACATAAGCAGTGGGAAGCAGAAGAAGCTTTACAAGGGATCCCAAGGTGAAGATGGCACCCTTATCAAA GTGCAAACAGATCCTTCTGGTCTTTATATTGCAACCAGTTGTTCTGACAAGAACCTCTCCATCTTTGATTTCTATTCTGGCGAGTGTGTTGCAACCATGTATGGGCACTCAG AGATTGTAACTGGGATGAAATTCAGTAATGACTGCAAACATCTGATCTCTGTTTCTGGTGACAG CTGCATCTTCATCTGGCGTCTGAGCTCAGAGATGACCATCAACATGCGGCAGCGACTGTCGGACatgaagcagagagggaagcaggCAGAGAAGCCTCCTCCTCACAAGGCAGCTGCACTCATGAG GCATGAGTCCATCTCTGCCCTGtcctctgtgcctgccctctcATCAGACAGCGATAAGGATGGTGAAGATGAAGGCAATGATGAAGATGAGTTACGAGGGCTGCAGTCTTTCCATATTCAGTCCAACTGCAACACCGAGAGAGACTCAG ATCCAGACCTTACCCTCTCAAGAagcctttcccactgggaaatgaggagg GCCAAAGAGATAGCAGCGATCCAGCGCTCAGAGGCACCGATGAGCAAGGTGCCCCGGCAGCGTGGCCGCTGgtcgcagcccagcagcagcatagAGATGACGGTGAAATCCATGCTCGACCTGCGGCAGCTGGAGTCCTTCTCTGCTTCCCGCTCTCCAAGCCGAGACTCGCTGTCCCAGAACAGCAATGGGGACGACAGAGAAGAGCACACGGACCTTCCTGTGCACGTCAACAAA GTTGGCAGCTCAATACCTCCCCAAGATAATGGGTCTTGTGCACGACCCCAAGTGATTCGTCTTGTGTCTTGTGAAGAAGGGATTTTCTCTCAGGAACTGGAaccttctgagagtgaggaatgTGTAATCTACCCTGAGCAAGATGAAATCCATCCCACAGACTCTAGCAG TGAGTTCCAGGTAAAAGCATTGCCCCATGGGAAGCTGTGTAGAGGTTATCACAGCAATGGATGCCCAGACAAACACAGTCCAGACAGTGCCTGCTCTGTAGATTACAGCAGCAGCCGTCTGTCCAGCCCAGACCATCCGAATGAAG ATTCTGAAGGCACTGAGCCTCTAAGCGTAGATGGTGTTTCAGACCTGGAGGGAGAAGAAGGAGAGGAGGATGTGGGTACTAGCATGCCTGAGGGAGAAATTCCTCAGATACCTGATCAGGAAAAGTTCCTCAAGGAGCATTTTGGGACCCTGAGCAACACTGATGGAAAAG GTGGCTCATGTAGGAATCTGGAAAGAAccgaaaccctcagcatttcctctCGCTTTCTTTCCCAGTCCCCGGCTCTCAG ACGACTGTCACTCTCTTCATCCAATCTGACACTGGTTTCAAAGCCTATCGAGCCACCAACCCAGACCAGTCAGTTTACATCAAACCTGTTGAAAAATGACAGCAGCCATCCTGGTGACGCATCGGAGAGCGGCCAGCTCCTGGAGAATGTAAATTCAAATCGAGCTGCCTGTGTGCAGAAGAAGCGCAGATCAGCTttggagcccagcagagctggtaTGGCTCCTGGACGGGTTACTGCCTCCTTTCCAGAAGGGCCTGTGAATGCAGTCATGAGGAAGGCACAGTCAGTGCATGACCTCATGCATGAGG ATAAGGGTCCAGGAGTGATATCCTCTGCCAAGCAGCGTCCTCAGACTCTTTTGGTGGTTGAGAAGGATCCCAGACCTAACAATTGCAGGGTGTTATCAGCCAGTATGTTGAAGATGGATGGATCTGGTGCTCTGCTGGCCAAAGATGTCAGGGCTGCAAAACCAAAGTCCTACATGAACCCCACAACCAGCTTCCGGGCTAAGATGTCAAGGAGCATATCTGTAGGGGAAAATCTGTACCTTGGTTGCTCCACTGAAATGTTGACTGATGGGAGGACTAGTCCTCCAGTGACAGAGAAGACACAGTTTAGTTCCGCATCAGATGCTGAGAAGATTAAGCTGCCAGTGAAAGAAAATGTTCCAGTGAAACCTGCACTTCAGCCAGTTGTAAACTGCTCATCTCCCAAGTCCTTCCACAGCAAGTTGGCATCATCAAACCGAGCACATCTGATTCTTGACATTCCCAAGCCATTGCCTGATAGACCCACACTGGCCTCCTTCTCACCCACTACCAAAGCAAAAGCCCTGCTTGAGCCACAGTCTCCACAGTCACCTGCTGGGGCCTCTAAAAAGAAGCCCTCTTTTCCTGAGGTCCGAACCTCCAAGAGGGAGAATCAAACTGCTGGGTTTCTGGTTCCTGGTAGAGAGGTCTCAACAGGGCTTGCTAAGGAGAGCCCAGTGGATTATCCAGTCTCAAGGACAGATTGCCAGGATGAGCCAGGGGTCACTAGTCTAAAAGTGAGGGAAGTGTCAGAGGGCCAGCAGCTAAGTTCTCCTGAGAgcacactgcccaggggcagggagCGGATCACCGGCATCGCCTGTGTGCTAGACAGCCAACCTGGACTTTGCCCACTAGACCCCATCAGGCCCAGGTCTCCTACAGCTATAACTGCCTCGGCACAGGTCTCAG AGTCGGGCATCAGCATAGAGCAGTGTGAGCATGTGGTGTCCGAGCTCCAGGACAGCATGCGCAGAGCCCTTCACCTCTACCGCAGG GTACTAAACGATACGGAATCTTCTGCTGACAAAGATAAAATAGCAGGCCTCCTGACAGAAGCATTCTCCTCCATGAAGAAAGAGTTGGACTCTCTGAAGGATGCAGAAGAGCTTCCAAAAGACAAGGAGGCACTGGTGAAGCCACAAGATAACACTAGCCcactgaatgagggatgtggtgCCAACCTACCGAGTCCCAAGAGCTTGGGAGATGAGCAGACCCTCGCTTTGTTGGAACAGTACTCGGAGCTATTGCTGCAAGCTGTGGAACGACGCATGGACAAAAAACTCTGA